From the genome of Candidatus Neomarinimicrobiota bacterium:
ACCTATACGATTATCTACATCCATATAGTGGGGGAGTGCCCAGTGGATTTAGCAGTTGGGAGCAGTACTGGCGCAGCTCGGTAACTGAATTTGTACAGATGGCGCACGACTCGATCCAAGTTGTGAAACCATGGGTTCGTTTATCTGTGGCAGCCCTGGGCAAATACAACTGGAGCGGCTGGAATGGCTATGGTGTGGTTTATCAGGATGCTGCATTGTGGTTCAATGAGGGCACTATCGATCAGTTGACCCCCATGCACTATCATTGGTACACCGCTAATAGTTTCGTAGGCATGCTGGAAGGCAATTGCCCCAGTTGCTGGAGTGAATTCATACAGCCTGGAATTAATGCCGGCAGACTCTACACAGCTGGTCCCGGTTCCTATTTATTTGCTTCTCAGGATATCTGGTACAATCATGTCTCTGTCATTAATTCCGTCCGCAATGTTGAGTGGGTGGACGGCTTTCAGTTTTTTAGCTACGGTAGCTGGGAAGACTATGTCTACTTTGAGGAAGCCGGAAACACGATCTTTGCGAAAAAGACTAAAATTCGTGACACTGGATTGATCTCACAGGAAATTCCGGCAGCTCCTTCAATCTTGCTGACTGAAATAGATTCTCTGAGCTACGAAATAATAGTTTCACCATCAGATGCCACCACGTCTGATCACTGGTATGCACTCTACCGGACCATGGATGGTAGTTTTGACAATGATACGAGCCAGATCATCGCCATCCGGTTTGGTTTGGATGATTTTACGGTGTCTCAGCTCTTTTCAGGGAACCAAAATCATAATGGAAACTACCATTATGCGGCTACCAGTTTAAACCGTTATTGGAATGAATCAGGCTTTTCGAATGCGGTTATGACCGGTACCATCCCTTCATTTGCACCGCAAGTTGTAGATTTCACCATTGAATCAGGCGATACCATACCGGTGAATGCAGCAATGATCTTCAATTTCTCAAAATCAATTGACATCTCGACATTTTCAGTTGGTTTTACCATTACTCCTGATGTGGGAGCCCTTGATTTTAACTGGTCAGATGCTGACCGAAGCGTGAGCATTGGGTACGCGGGAAATCTGGCCACCGGAACTGAATATGAGCTTATCCTGCCCGAAACCATAACCGATGTGAACGGGGTTGGATTCGATGGGAATGGAGATGGCATTCCAGGGGATGCTTACACAATCGAATTTGTAACTTTTGAGGCTGATAATGTCGGACCTGTGCTGACCTTCAGTGATCCTGATAGCAATATTCCAGAAACAGAATTTGATGTGGATGGGGTGCTTAATATGGTTTTTGATGAGCGACTTGATCCAGAGAGTGTGAATGATTCATCAATTATCCTTATGACGGGACCTGATACGATCGAGATCGCTCTGGTGCTGACTGAATGGAATGAGCATTCGGTTCTGGCATTCAAACCTTATGAACAATTCCTTACCAACGCCAGTTATGACATCCACATTTCAACTGGTGTGACTGATACGCTGGGGAATCCAATTGCTTCTGATATCCAGATCGGCTACACAACCTTTGATCAGCATTACAGCGAAAATGTGATCATCGATGCCTTCAGGTATGCCACCGCCTGGGAAGCACCCGGTTACAGCGGGTCAACCACCGGGATCATTGGCTCAGGTTGCGAATTTGCCATCAGCAGTGATAATTATCTACCGGGTTCATCACGGATATCCCGGCACAAGAAATCTGCCTATTTGCAATATCTGTGGGATACTTCTGCTGGAAACCATTTGATCAGAGAGTATCTGTCAGGTGGAGACCCTCGCAACGTTGAGTTTGATAATTCCTACATTCTACAGTGCTATGTCTATGGGGATGGCAGTAACAATCAATTCCGATTTGCCCTTGACGAGAAAATCGGGTCAAGCTGGCCGAACCATGAAGTTTCGATATGGTATACGCTTGACTGGGAAGGCTGGCGACTGCTGGAGTGGGATCTGACTGATCCTGCCATGATCGGGTCCTGGATCGGGAATGGTGTACTGGACGGCAATTCCTACCGGATCGACAGTTTTCAAATGAGGTATGATCAAGTTAACGGAACAGAAACCGGCAGGATCTATTTTGATAACCTGAGAATAGTAAAGAAAATGCCTGGTGTTTCCATTGATCCTGAACCTGCGCATCAGTTACCCACAGAGGTGACCCTGTATCCAAATTATCCGAATCCCTTCAATCCAGAGACTACCCTTCACTTTGAATTGTCCCATAACATGGATGTACGTCTAGCTGTTTATGATCTACGGGGACGCGAGGTCCGGGAATTGGTAAATAGTCAGCAGGCTGCTGGAATTCATAAGATGAACTTCAACGCTGTAGATCTAGCGGCAGGTGTCTATCTGATCCGTCTGGAAACTGAGATGGGCAATCAGGTCAAAAGGATGCTGTTGCTGAAATAACAGTCTTGTTAATGGATTAACATAATAACTCGATATATTACGGGAAGTCCTCCCCTCGGGGAGGTGACCCGCAGGGTCGGCCTGCCTCGGCGAAGTTCCGAAGGAACGAAGACTGGAGGGGGTTGGGCGATGCAATACTGCATTCTGCATGACGATAAATCCCACCCAGGCATTAAACCCAGATAAAATAGAATAAAAGAAAGATCCCACCACCAGATAGTGTTCCAGCAACATTGACCCAATCATTACTGAACCACTTGACCCCGGAAACAGGGATGGTCTGATGACCACAATGAATTAGTCGCTCGGTTGGCTCATCACATTTGGAACAGATAAACTTGGCTTGAATCCTGGCGCCTAAAATACTATCCACGACGCTACCCATAAATCCGGATAGGATGATCATGATGAATAAGTCCATACTCAATTCAATAGTATTGATAGAATAGGCAATTGCGACTATGGCAGCTGCTCCAAAGAGTCCACCCACAGTACCCACCAGCGAAATACCACCAGAATAGCCCTTGGGGACGCGCTTCCAGCTGATAATGTTCAGGGGCAGTCCCTTGCTAAAGCTACCGATCTCAGTTTCCCATGTATCTGCTGTTGCTGATGCCAGGGAGGCCAGGAATGCCCAGTAAAGCCAGTCAAATGAGAAGTCAGACAAGTACCAGGCTATACTGAATAACAGCGGAATACCGCCATTTGCATAAACTTGAACAATATCACGTTGCGACCCTTTGGTTGCAATGATATCAGGCTTGTTTTTTCGGTCAGCG
Proteins encoded in this window:
- a CDS encoding family 10 glycosylhydrolase; translated protein: MRLHQVIVNLLIFTSLVWSQSTNDEFRATWVITWEHISGSSSVASNQARVREIMQDHVDANMNAVLWQIRQGGTAYYNSSFEPWGYYAGGSYPGYDPLEYAIEQAHLRGLELHAWFNVFAASSTANGTPANLHPEWVCRDRDDNSMTSYRALSPGLEAVREYTLDVVMEVVNNYDIDGMHFDYVRWNEHSATVLRDHEEDQLAEISTLDGQISDATLEALRDERSGRYLYDYLHPYSGGVPSGFSSWEQYWRSSVTEFVQMAHDSIQVVKPWVRLSVAALGKYNWSGWNGYGVVYQDAALWFNEGTIDQLTPMHYHWYTANSFVGMLEGNCPSCWSEFIQPGINAGRLYTAGPGSYLFASQDIWYNHVSVINSVRNVEWVDGFQFFSYGSWEDYVYFEEAGNTIFAKKTKIRDTGLISQEIPAAPSILLTEIDSLSYEIIVSPSDATTSDHWYALYRTMDGSFDNDTSQIIAIRFGLDDFTVSQLFSGNQNHNGNYHYAATSLNRYWNESGFSNAVMTGTIPSFAPQVVDFTIESGDTIPVNAAMIFNFSKSIDISTFSVGFTITPDVGALDFNWSDADRSVSIGYAGNLATGTEYELILPETITDVNGVGFDGNGDGIPGDAYTIEFVTFEADNVGPVLTFSDPDSNIPETEFDVDGVLNMVFDERLDPESVNDSSIILMTGPDTIEIALVLTEWNEHSVLAFKPYEQFLTNASYDIHISTGVTDTLGNPIASDIQIGYTTFDQHYSENVIIDAFRYATAWEAPGYSGSTTGIIGSGCEFAISSDNYLPGSSRISRHKKSAYLQYLWDTSAGNHLIREYLSGGDPRNVEFDNSYILQCYVYGDGSNNQFRFALDEKIGSSWPNHEVSIWYTLDWEGWRLLEWDLTDPAMIGSWIGNGVLDGNSYRIDSFQMRYDQVNGTETGRIYFDNLRIVKKMPGVSIDPEPAHQLPTEVTLYPNYPNPFNPETTLHFELSHNMDVRLAVYDLRGREVRELVNSQQAAGIHKMNFNAVDLAAGVYLIRLETEMGNQVKRMLLLK